The genomic interval CCGTGATGACGATCTCGTCCCCGTCCTCCAGGAAGGTGCGCTTCTGGCCGTTGACCTGAATGGGTTGGGTTCCGCCCCAGGACAATTCGATGAACGAGCCGCGCTGGTCGGGATCCGGGCCGGAGATGGTGCCCGAGGCGTAGAGATCACCGGTGCGGGTGGCGGCGCCATTGGCGGTGAGGTGGGCCAGCATCTGCGCCGGTGACCAGTACATCCGGGCGTACGGCGGGTAGGAGACCGCTTCGCCGTCCCAGTGCACGGTGAGGTCGATGTCGAGACCCCACGGGTCGGGCGCCTGCAGGTAGGACAGCGGCGCCGGATCCTGCGAGGGCAGCGGGATGCGCGCGGTCTCCAGGGCGGCCAAGGGGGTTATCCACGCCGAGAGCGAGGTGGCGAAGGACTTGCCCAGGAACGGGCCGAGCGGCTGGTACTCCCAGGCCTGGATATCGCGGGCCGACCAGTCGTTGACCAGGCCGATGCCGAAGACGTGCGCCTCGAAATCCTCTATATCGATCGGCCGGCCGAGCTCGGAGCCGACGCCTACGACGAAGCCCAGCTCCGCCTCGATGTCCAGTCGCCGGGACGGACCGAAATCCGGTGTGCCCGAATCGGTCCGGCGTTGCCCGCGGGGGCGGACGATATCGGTGCCGGACACCACGACGGTGCCGGCTCGGCCGTGGTAGCCGACCGGCAGATGCCGCCAATTCGGCAGCAGCGGTTCGGCGTCCGGGCGGAACAGCCGACCGAGATTGGTGGCGTGATCGATGCTGGCGTAGAAGTCGACGTAGTCGCCCACCCGTACCGGCAGTTTCAGGTCGACCTCGGCGAGCGAGTGCACGGCCGCGGCCGGAAGATCGGTCTCGGCGAGCGTCCGCACCCGTTCGCGCACCTCGCGCCAGCGCCGGGGACCCTGTGCCAGAAAAGGATTCAGGCTCGGCTCGGCGAAGACGGAATCGTCCAGCGCCGCCGCGAGATCGATGACCGAGTCGCCCAACCGGACCCCGACCCGGTAGCCCCCGCCTGCCGGGGCGAACACGCCGTAGGGCAGGTTGTCCGGCCCGAACAGTGATTCGGGTGCCACCTCGATGCGGGTCCTCATGCCGGGCCCCGCCCCGACCAGGTCCACGCGTAAGCCGGGTCTTCGCAGGCCAGCGCGCCCTCCCCGAGTTCTAGCGGACGGAAGGTGTCGACCATGACGGCCAGCTCGTCGAAGAAGTCCAGGCCGATGCTGCGCTCGTAGGCGCCGGGCTGCGGGCCGTGCGCGTAACCGCCGGGATGCACCGACACCGAACCCTGGCCGATTCCGGATCCCTTGCGCGCCTCGTAGTTTCCGCCGCAATAGAACATGATCTCGTCGGAGTCGACATTGGAGTGGTAGTACGGCACCGGGATGGACAGCGGGTGATAATCCACCTTGCGCGGCACGAAGTTGCACACCACGAAGTTGACCCCCTCGAATGCCTGATGCACCGGCGGCGGCTGATGGATGCGCCCGGTGATCGGCTCGAAATCGGCGATATTGAAGGTGAGCGGATACAGGCAGCCGTCCCAGCCGACCACATCGAAGGGATGGGTCGCGTAGACCATCCGAGTGCCCGCGACCTGCCCGCCGGGGCGGTGCTTCACCAGCACCTCCACGTCGGTGCCGATCTCCAGCAAGGTTTCACCGGGTCCGTGCAGATCGCGCTCGCAATACGGCGAATGTTCCAGCAGCTGACCATATTTCGACAGATAGCGCTTCGGCGGCGTGATGTGGCTCGACGCTTCGATCGCGTACGCGCGCAGCGGTTCCGCGCCGGTAGGCAGCCAGCGATGCGTGGTGGCCCGGGGGATCAGCACCTGGTCGCCCGGACGTGCGCGCAAGGGCCCGAAGACCGTCTCCACGACCGCTTCGCCGGACTCGACGTAGACGAGTTCGTCGCCGATCGCGTTGCGGTACAACGGCGATGGTTTGCGCGCCGCCACGTAGGAGATGCGCACATCGGCGTTGCCGAGGACGAGTCGCCGGCCGGTCACCACGTCCGTCTCGGCCGCGGTGTCCCCGGGGAACAGCTCGTGCAGCCGCAGATGCCGGTGCCGCAGTGGATGATTCGGCGTGGTGCGCTGATCCGGCAATTCCCAGACCGTCGAGTCGACGATCGCGGGCGGCAGGCCGCGGTGATAGAGCAGCGAGGAATCTCCGGAGAAGCCCTCTTCGCCCATCAACTCCTCGTAATAGAGGTTGCCCTGCTCGTCGCGGTGCTGGGTGTGCCGCTTCGGCGGCACCGAGCCGACCTGCCGATAGAACGCCATGCCCGCATGCTAGTGCGCGGCAGCGCGAAATAAAGCGAAGTTGCCGGGTGATAGGCAGTTTGCACGGAATTACGCCGGGCGATCGGCACTGTGACCGAACAATTGCCTACCTGAAAGCCGAACTCCTTGTCATCTCACTCATTCGGCAAACCGAACTCCGCGATGACCGGCGCGTGGTCGCTGGCGCCCTTGCCTTTGCGCTCCTCGCGGTCCACGTTCGCGTCCTTGACGGTGGCGGCCAGCGCCTGCGAGGCCAGGATGAAATCGATGCGCATGCCCTCCCGGCGGGGGAAGCGCAGTTGGGTGTAATCCCAGTAGGTGTAGACGCCGGGTCCGGGCGCGAACGGTCGCATGACATCGGCGAATCCATGGTCGAGGAAGGCGTTGAAGGCATCGCGTTCCGGTTGCGAGACATGGGTCTTGCCCGCGAAGAACTCCATCGACCACACGTCCTCGTCGCGGGGCGCGATATTCCAGTCGCCGACCAGAGCGACCTTGGCCTGCGGGTCCGCGGTCAGCCAGCCGCCGGCGGTAGCGCGCAGGGCGGCCAGCCATTCCAGCTTGTAGGCGTAGTGCGGGTCGCCGAGGGTGCGGCCGTTCGGCACATACAGGCTCCATACCCGGACGCCGCCGCACGTCGCGCCCAGCGCGCGCGACTCCACCACCGGCGCGCTGATCAGCGACTCGCCGGCGTCCTTGTCGAAGCCGGGCTGACCGGGAAAGGCCAGTTCGACATCGCTCAGACCGACGCGGGAGGCGATGGCCACGCCGTTCCACTGGTTCACGCCGAGATGGGCGACCTCGTAGCCGAGTTCGTCGAACCGCTCGAACGGGAACTGATCGTCGCGGCACTTGGTTTCCTGCAGCGCGAGCACATCGATGTCCTGACGGTCCAGGAACTGCACCACCCGATCGATGCGGGAACGGACGGAGTTGACGTTCCAGGTCGCCAAACGCACGAAAAGCCTTCTTTCGGTATCGGATTCGACAGTTACCGGGGCGCCGCGTACCGGTAGTTGTGGTGCTCGAGGAATCCCAGATCCCGGTAGAGCGCGAGGGCCGCCGCGTTGTCGGCCTCGACCTGCACGTAGGCGTGGGTCGCACCGCGGGCGTGCCCCCAGCGGATCAGCTCGGCGCACACCAGCGCCCCGAGACCGTGGCGGCGGTGCGCCGCCTGCACGGCGATACAGCTGAGGCCGACCCAGCGGCGCAGGTCCGGCGCGGTCGTGACGGCGGCGCGTCCGATGGCGATCGGTTCCGGCACACCCAGCGCGGCGAAACCCAGTTTGCCGTCGTGCACGGCGGTCAGCACCTCGGGGACGGGCTGCTGCGGGACGGCCGTCAACGCGGGATTCTCGCCGCGGTAGCGGTGCAGTCGCAGCCAGGCCGCGTCTGGTTCGGTCGCCGTGCGCACCATCGGCGGGCCCTGGGGGAGAACGAAATTCTCGATATCGATGCCCAGGACGACGGTCTCGCTCCAGGTGCGCCAACCCTGGGGGACCGGTGCCAGGCGATCGGGCAGCAACAACTGGAAGGGCAGGCCGCGCTCGGCGTACCAGGCGGCGATACGCTGCAGCGTCTCCGCGGCGAGCACCGCGGGCGCACCGGAACGGCCCAGTGGCGCAGCCGAATTGGCGCGATTGGTGTATCCGTGCCCGGCGCGCAGTAGCCAGCCGTCGATCCACTCCTGTTGCACGCCCGGCCAGCCGTCGGCCGCGGCGGTTTCCAGTGCGCGGATCTCGCTGGTGCGAATCGGCCTGGGGCCCAGCGCCTTCAGCGCCACCACCTGGTCCGGTGGGACGGTAACCAGTTGTTCGGCACCGACTTTGACGGTCGGCGGCTCCAGCGACACCAGCTCGCCGATGACATCGGTCAGCGGCGGGGTGGAGCCGGGCGGCAGCTGGTAGCGCATGACCACCCGGGCGCCGAGCGGGATCGAAGGTTCAGTTGTCATCTACTCATGATTCAGTCGTCGTGGCCGAACGGATCCGGCACTGTGCCGGGCACCCAGCTGAGACCCGGTGTGCCCCAGCCCTCGCGCTTGATCGCCTTCTTCGCGGCCCGTGCGTGCCGGCCGATCAGCACGTCCACGTACAGGAATCCGTCCAGGTGGCCGACCTCGTGCTGCAGCATGCGGGCGAAGAAGCCCTTGCCCTCGATGTCGACCGGATCGCCGTGCTCGTCGGTGCCGGTGACGCGCGCCCAGTCGGCCCGTCCGGTGGGGAACTGGAAGCCGGGGACCGAGAGGCAGCCCTCATCGTCGTCGTCCGGATCCGGCATGGTCTCCGGGATCTCGGAGGTCTCCAGCACCGGGTTGATCACCGCGCCCTTGCGCCGGGTCGCGGTGCCGTCGTCGGTGATGTCGGGGCAGTCGTAGACGAACAGTCGCAGCGGGACCCCGACCTGGTTCGCGGCCAGCCCGACACCGTTGGAGACGTCGAGCGTTTCGTACATGTCCGCGATCAACTCCGCCAGTTCCTCCGGCGTCTGGGTAACCGGTTCGGTCGGGTTGTGCAGAACGGGGTCACCGACGATCACGATGGGGAGGACTGCCATGAGAAACAAGCCTAACGTGTGGGCCGGGTCATCCCGGGGCCGGAGGCCGGAGCGGGACACGCCGCTAATCCGTAGTAAACGAACACGCCGCGTTGGAGCTGAGCTACCTCCGGGCCGCGTGGTTGAATGATCCGCGACGTACAGGCACCATTTTTCGTCTGCCGCGGTGCGAGCTCAGCGTCCGGAGGCGGTAGCGGAGCGTGACCGTCAGGCGACGGGTGGGCGGGCGTCGCGAACACCGCCATAGAGACTGGAACTCGGCGAGGGAGCAAGATGGACGGCGCAGCGGCTCGGAATCTCGAGACGGTAACCGACGGGGAAAGCAGCGGCCTGAGTCGCCGCGAGCTGGACATCCTGGCCTTCGAACGGCAGTGGTGGAAGTACGCGGGCGCCAAGGAAGAGGCCATCCGTGAACTGTTCTCGCTCTCGCCGACCCGCTACTACCAGGTGCTCAACGCGGTAGTCGATCGTCCCGAAGCCCTCGCCGCCGACCCCATGCTGGTGAAGCGCCTGCGCCGGTTGCGCGCGAGCCGGCAGAAGGCCAGAGCCGCTCGCCGCCTCGGATTTCAGGTATGACACTCCCAGTTGCGTTCACCGGAGCTGAACTGCGGCTAGGGTCGTTGGCGTGAGCTCTCCCAATCCCACCTCCGGCGGGCCGCCGTTGCGCGCGCTGGCGATGGTGTTGATCGCGTTGGCCATCGTGTTCGCCGGGCTCGGTGCGATGTCGCTGTCGAATTCCGACTCCGGCACCGTGGCCGAAACGCCGTCCAGCACACCGAAACCGGTGCCGCCGGCCACCTCCGCCGCCCCGCGCACCACCGTGCCGTCCTCGGCCCCCGCGACGACCACGGACGTGACGTCCACCACCGCGCCGACCACCACCGCCCCGGTCACCACTACGCCGAGCACCACCGCGGCGGCTCCGGCCGCGACGGTGAATCGCGCTGTGCCCGTGCGGGTCCTGAACAACAGCCTGGTCGCCGGCCTGGCCGCGAACACCGCGGCGGAGCTCACCGCCAACGGCTGGACGAACGTCTCGGCCGGCAACTACGCGGGCGGCACCATCGCGAAAAGCACCGTGTACTACGGGAATACGGCCGGTGAAAAGGAAGCGGCCGTGCAGATCGCGAACGAACTGGGCGTCAGCGCCCAGCCGAAAGCGGCGGGAATCGACTCCGGCACGGGTGTGATCGTCATCTTGACGGGTAACTGACTTACAAGCACCAAGTAGTGAAGCGCGAGTGACGCGGCCCCTGCACGGTGTGACGCGGCGGGCGTGGCATCATCTTGTCCGGTAACGAACGTGTCCACCCAGCTTTACTCGTAAGATCTAACTCGGTACTCGTAAAGGAGTTCCCCCGATGGCAGTGCCTACCCACCCCGCCGACTCCGTCGGCTGCCATCCCCGGACGTCCGCGACTCGTCGTCCGTCCTGGCGGACCGTGGCCCCGGTGCTCGCGGTGGCGGTCTTCGGTCTCGCTGCCTGCACGAACAGCCAGGAATCGAGTGACGTCAAGGGAACCACGCCGCCGGTGTGGACCGGTGCGGATGCCCCGCCGCAGGGCGAGCCCGGCAAGGAAACCGGTGACGCGCACGGCAGTCAGGGTCACAAGGTCGACCTGAAGGACCCCTCGGGCGCCTCGGTCGGCACCGCGAACATCGTGCAGAGCGGGAACCACCTGCAGTTCACCATCGAGGCGCACGGCCTGAAGCCCGGCTTCCACGGTCTGCACATCCACTCCTTCGGCAAGTGCGAGCCGAACTCCGTCGCCCCGACCGGCGGCCCGGCGGGCGCCTTCCTGTCCGCGGGTGGCCACCTGCAGGTCGGCAGCGCCAACACGCACCCGGCCAGCGGCGACCTGACCTCGCTGCAGGTGCGCGCGGACGGCAACGCCAAGCTGATCACCACCACCGACGCGGTCACCATGGACGACATCAAGGGCAAGGCCCTGATGATCCATGCCGACGCGGACAACTTCGGGAACATCCCCAACCGTTATCTCCAGGCCAACGGCGCCGCTGGACCGGACCAGAACACGCTGGCGACAGGTGATGCGGGCGACCGCGTCGCCTGTGGCGTGATCCAGTAACGAAGGTGGCGACATGGCCGGGGCACCAAGCGCGAACGTACCGTTCAAAGGTTCACCCCGGCCCACGATCGGCATCGAGTGGGAGATAGCGCTCGTCGACAAGGTGACGCGCGATCTGTCCAACACCGCCGCAGCGGTTTTCGACGCGGTCGGTGATCTGCGCGCCCACGACGGCACCCCGCAGATCACCAAGGAATTGCTGCGCAACACCGTCGAACTGGTGACCGGCGTACACGAGAACGTCGCCAGTGCGGTGGACGACCTGCGCGGCACCATGGACACCGTGCGCCGCGCCGCCGACCCGCTCGGCGTCGATCTGTTCTGCGCGGGCACCCACCCCTTCGCGCAGTGGTCGGCCCAGCAGCTGACCCGCTCCGAGCACTACGACGAGCTGATCGAGCGCACCCAGTGGTGGGGCCGGCAGATGATGATCTGGGGCGTGCACGTGCACGTCGGAGTCTCGCACCGGGACAAGGTCTTTCCGATCCTGAACTCGCTGCTGCTGTCGTATCCGCATCTGCTCGCGCTGTCCGCGTCCTCGCCGATGTGGGCGGGTTCGGACACCGGTTACGCCAGCAACCGGACGCTGATGTTCCAGCAACTGCCCACCGCGGGCCTGCCGTTCCAGTTCGACAATTGGCCGCAGTTCGAAGGTTTCGTGCACGATCAGCTCAAGACTGGCGTCTTCGAGCAGCTCGGCGGCATGCACTGGGATATCCGGCCGGCGCCCAAGTGGGGCACCATCGAGGTGCGGGTCTGCGACGGCATCTCCACCAAGACCGAGCTGGCCGCGATGGCCGCGCTCATCCACTGCCTCATCGTCGATCTGGACCGGCGCATCGAGGGCGGCGAGGAGTTGCCCACGCTGCCGCCCTGGCATGTGCAGGAGAACAAGTGGCGGGCCGCGCGCTACGGGCTGGACGCGATCATCATCGTCGATGCCGACAGCAATGAGCGCCTGGTCACCGACGATCTGTCCGAACTGCTGAATCGGCTGGAACCGACCGCCAAGGAACTGGGCTGCGCGGCCGAGCTCGCTTCGGTCGCGGAGATCCCGCTGCGCGGTGCGTCCTATCAGCGGCAGCGCAAAGTCGCGGCCGCGGCGCAGGGCGATCTGGTCGCGGTGGTGGACTCGCTGGTCAAGGAGCTGGACACCTAGCTCCGGCCGCCTGTTCAGTTGGCCAGGGGGCTGACGTTCACGCGCCGTTTACTATGGTCGACGTGCTAGTCGAAGATCCAGGTTCCGGCGCGGGAAGTGTGGCGCAACGGTTTTCCGCGCCCCCGGCCCGGATCTGGGTCACCGCAGCGGTTTCGGCCGTCCCCGTGTTGCTGGTCACATTGCAGGTGGTGGCCGCGTGGCAGGGCTTCCCGGGTCCGCTGGAAAGCGTGTGGCAGGACTACGCCGGTACGCCCAAGTCGATGACGGTGCCGTGGGCCGGTCTGGTGCTGGCGCTGGTCGGTCTGCCGATGCGCCGCCGGATCATCGCGGTCGGCGCGGCCGTCGGCATCGACGCGGTGTGCGCGGGGGTGCGGTTGCTCGCCGGTTCGCCGTTCAGCGTGGGCAACGGCCCGGTGATCGTGCTCACCGGCATCGCGGTGCTGGCCTGGTGGCGCTGGACCGGCACGGAACGCCGCAACGCACTGCATGCCGCCGCGCTCGGCGCGCTGCTCATTCTCGCCACCAAGGTCGGCGATGTCTGGCTGCACATCACCACCATGGCCCGGCCCGCGGTGCTGGACGAGTACGTCATCCTCGCCGACCACGCGCTGGGTGATCCGTCCTGGGTGCTGGGCCGGGTGCTGGACGCGCTCGGGCCCGGCGTCTCGGCCGTATTGCACTGGGTCTACATCGAATTGCCGGTCGCCGCCATCGTGGTCGCGGTCTGGCAGTTGCGCCGGGTCACCGCGGCGGGTGAGCACGGCTGGCCGTCGCACTATCTGGTGCGCACGTTCCTGGTGCTCGGCCTGATCGGGCCGCTGTTCTATGTCATCTTCCCGGTGGTCGGCCCGATGTTCGCATTCGGTGCCGATGGGCACGGCCTGCAACTCGGCAACTACTGGCCCGGGGTGTTGCCGCCGCTGGACCGGAATCCGGCGGAGCTCGCCTTCGACAACTACACACCCCGCAACTGCATGCCGTCCATGCACACCGCCTGGGCGCTGTCGGTCTTCCTGCATACCCGGCGTGATCTCACCGGCGCCCGGGCGCCTGCCTGGCTGCGCTGGATGGGCGCGTTCTGGCTGTTCGGCACTCTCGCCGCCACCCTGGGTTTCGGTTACCACTATGGCGTAGACCTGGTCGCGGGCGCGGTGCTGTGCCTGACCGTCGAGTCCGCGCTGCGCGAACCCGAGCGCGGGTGGGGCTGGTTCCGCGTCCGCCTGGTGGGCGGTGGCACGATCGTCTTCGCGGCGCTGCTGCTGTCGTTCCGTTTTCTGGCGGTGCCGATGGCGGAATATCCGGTGCTCTCGGGCACGGTGGTGCTGGCCGCGCTGGCCGGTGTGGCCGCGGCTTTCCACGCCACCTGGTTCGCGCACCGGGACACCGTCGTCGCCCCGGTGCGTGCGGGGGAGGCAGTGGATACGGCGTAGCCCGGTCAGGCCCGGGTGAGGGTCAGGTGGGTGACGCCGCTGGGGGTGGACACCGCCTCGATGTCGTAGCGAGCATCGATGTCTTCCAAGCCATCCCACAGGCGCACGCCGCGGCCGAGCACGATCGGAACTTGCACCACGTGCAGGGTGTCGATCAGGCCCGCCTGAAGGAAGTCGCGCACGACCGTCGGGCCACCGCCGACGCGGATATCCAGATCGCCCGCCGCTTCGCGGGCCCGGTCGAGCGCCTCCTGCGGGGTGGCGTCGAGGAAATGGAAAACCGTGCCGCCCGCCATTTCGATCGACGGCCGCGGGTGGTGCGTCAGCACGAAAACCGGCGTATGGAACGGCGGGTTCGGACCCCACCAGCCCCGCCATTCCTGCTCGGTGCCGACCTCGGTCCACGGCCCGGTCTGATAGCTGAACTTGCCGCGCCCCATGATCTCCGCGCCGAACCCGTTCTCGATCTGTTCGGCGAACGCGTTGTCGGCGCCGGTGCTGCCGCCGGGCTGACCGAGCGCGGTGCGGCCGAAGCGGGTGGCGAACATCCACTCGTGCAGCCGCTCCCCGGCGTGGCCGAACGGCGCGTCCCGGGTGATGCCCGCGCCGGTAGCGAAACCGTCGAGCGAGATGGAGAAGTTGTGCACGCGAACTCTGGACATGATCGCCACTCCTAAGTGGTTGTTATTTGCAATCGCTTCTGTCGCATGACGGTAGGCGAAGTGATGGTAGATTGCAACCACTAGTTCGAGGAGGGGTACATGCATAGCTCGCCGCGTTCGGGATGCCCGATCAACGCCGCCGTCGAGGTACTCGGCGACCCATGGGCGATGCTGGTGTTGCGCGACATCATGTTCGGCAATCGCCGCTATTTCCGGGAGTTGCTCACCGGCTCCGAGGAAGGCATCGCGAGCAATATCCTCAGCAGCCGGCTCAAACAACTCACCGCCGCCGGCCTGCTCACCCGCGCGGCGACGCAGCGCGGCCAGCGCGCCGAATACTCCCTCACCGAGGCGGGCATCCAGGTCCTGCCGATCATGGTCGCCCTCGGCAACTGGGGCCTGGCGCACCGCCCGGGCACCCCGCACCTGCGCGTCCGCGCCGAACTACTCCGCGACGCCGGCCCCGAACTCACCGAAGCCATGATGGACGAACTCCGCGAACTCCACCTCGGCATTCCCCGCCCGAACCCGCAAGCCCCCCGAGCATCCACCCAGCTCGAAGCCGCCTACGAAGCGGCCACCCACACCACCGCCTGAACCCGACCCGACTACCGCACCCAATCCGCGAGCGGTGCGCTATCCAACTCGACCCGCACCGGGTCCGGCAACTCCACGGTCGCCCCGAACGGCACCGTGAGCTTCTTCTCGTAGCGAGTGGGTGTCGGCTGGCTGTAAACCGTGAGTTCGCCGTATTGGCGATCGATCAGCAGGTAGAGGGGAATTCCGCTTGCCGCGTAGGCGAGCGGCTTCTCTTCGCGATCGCGGCGCTCGGTGTCCTGGTCATCGGAGGTCACCTCGACCACCATGAGCACCGGGGCCGGATCGGCCCATTCGCCCTGACCGACAAAGGCCTCGGCGGCTGCCAGTACACCGTCCGGACGAGCGCGGCCCTTTCGGTACTGCCCGACCTTCAGCCCTTGTTCGGGCGTAAGAAACAGCTCCGGACGGAACAGCAGGAATGTACGGATCAACCATTGAATGATCCGGCCATGATCTCCGTCCGGAGCTGCTTTCGCCCCAAGTTGTCCATCGATGAACTCCAGTCGCACACCTTCGGCCACGCGAGCGAGTTCCTCGAACTTCTCGGTCGTCATGAGGGACTCACGCACGGCGGTCATATCCTCACGCTGTCAATGGCGTTGGGCGGTCGTAGAGCGAATCGATAGGTACCTCCAGGATAGGCCGTGGGTCTCGGCCGGCGAGGGCGCGGTGCGCACGCTGCTCGCCGACGACGGCGCCTGGACCGCGCGGACGCTCGGCGCCTTCGTGGGCGCGGCCGTCTATCGGGCGCTGCGCCAGGCGTGAAAGTGCTTCAGGTGTCGTCTAATTCGTCGCCGAGTTCGTTGATGCGCAGCAGTCCGTCGCGGTGCCGCTGTTCCCGGTAGGCGGTGCGGCCGAGCAGGTGCGCGATGACCGGCGCGGTCAGCATGGTGAACAGACCGGTGAGCGCGAGCATCCAGGCCTGACCGTCGTGGCGGAGCGCGATGGCGGTGCCCGTCAGGATCAGGATCAGGCCGATCACCTGTGGTTTGGTGGCGGCGTGCATCCGGGTCAGGGTGTCGGGGAAGCGGATGATGGCGATCGCGGCGGTGAACGCCAGCAGCGCGCCGGTGAGGATCAGCAGGCCGGACACCAGGTCGAGGACGAGCTTCATCGGTCGTCCCGGACACGGAAGCGTGCCACGGCCGCCGAGCCGAGGAAACCGACGATGGCGATCGCGACGATGGCGGGCACGTCGGTGGTGTCCTTGTCGTAGGCCGCCCAGACCGCCAATCCGGACGCGGCGATGGCGGTGAGCGAGTCGATGCCGACGACCCGGTCCAGCGTGCTCGGGCCGGCCAGGATCCGGAAACTGGTGAGCCCGGCGGCCGCGACGAGCAGCACGCCCGCGATCACGAAGACGACGATCATCGCGTCACCGTCCGTTCGAACGCCGAGACCAGCAGCCGGTCCAGCCGCCGGGTGGTCTCGTAGAACCGCCGCACCGCCGCGTCGCTGCTTACATCGAGGACGTGCACGTACACCGCGCAGCGTCGCCGATCGATTTCCAGCACCATGGTGCCGGGGATCAGATTGAGCAGGTCGGTGCACAGCACCATCACCAGATCCGAGCGGGTACTCAGGTAGACCCGCAGGACGCCCGACACCGGCGGCGGCGCGGGGCGAACGGCGAACCAGGCGATCTGAAAACTGGACTCCAGCGCGTAATACACGATCACCACGATCAATTCGGCCAGCGCCCGCAGGTTCAGCTGCCCGGCGACCGGCATCCGGGGCAGCGGCAGCGCGAAGATGATGAGCGCGCCCACGGCCAGCCCGGCGAGAATGTTGGCGACGCTGAGGTCACCCCAGAGTGCCGTGTAGACCAGCGCCAGCCAGACCAACAGCGCGATCCGCAGGATCACGGATCTGCTCACCCCGAGCAGCCGTTCGGCGTTCACCGGAAAGCTCCCGGATCACCCAGTACGGCAACGACATACACCGTCGAGTCGTGCAGTTCTGCGGCCGCGCGATCGGCGATGCCGAGGATCGGCCCGGCGAAGACGGTCAGCGCGAGCCCGACCGTTCCGAGCACCACGGTCGCGCCCACCATCAGTACCGGGGTGCGGCCGGGGTCGGGCCGTTCGTCGTAGAGCACATCGTCTGTCTCCTCTATCAGCGCGGGTGGTTTCGCGGCCGCGAGATGGCCCTCGGGTGCGTCGGATCGGCTGCGCCAGAACGCTTTCGCCCAGACGATCGCGACCACGTAGAGCGTCAGCAGACTGGTGAGCACCGCCGCGCCGACCAGTACCCAGGCCAGCGCGCTGCCGTCCATCGCGCCCGCCTGCAACAGCGCGACCTTGCCGATGAAGCCCGAGAAAGGCGGTATACCAGCGAGATTGAGCGCCGGCACCAGGAACAAGAGCGCCAGCAGTGGACTGGCCGCCAGCCCGCCGAGCCGGCGCATGGACGTCGA from Nocardia goodfellowii carries:
- a CDS encoding glutamate--cysteine ligase; amino-acid sequence: MAGAPSANVPFKGSPRPTIGIEWEIALVDKVTRDLSNTAAAVFDAVGDLRAHDGTPQITKELLRNTVELVTGVHENVASAVDDLRGTMDTVRRAADPLGVDLFCAGTHPFAQWSAQQLTRSEHYDELIERTQWWGRQMMIWGVHVHVGVSHRDKVFPILNSLLLSYPHLLALSASSPMWAGSDTGYASNRTLMFQQLPTAGLPFQFDNWPQFEGFVHDQLKTGVFEQLGGMHWDIRPAPKWGTIEVRVCDGISTKTELAAMAALIHCLIVDLDRRIEGGEELPTLPPWHVQENKWRAARYGLDAIIIVDADSNERLVTDDLSELLNRLEPTAKELGCAAELASVAEIPLRGASYQRQRKVAAAAQGDLVAVVDSLVKELDT
- a CDS encoding phosphatase PAP2 family protein encodes the protein MVDVLVEDPGSGAGSVAQRFSAPPARIWVTAAVSAVPVLLVTLQVVAAWQGFPGPLESVWQDYAGTPKSMTVPWAGLVLALVGLPMRRRIIAVGAAVGIDAVCAGVRLLAGSPFSVGNGPVIVLTGIAVLAWWRWTGTERRNALHAAALGALLILATKVGDVWLHITTMARPAVLDEYVILADHALGDPSWVLGRVLDALGPGVSAVLHWVYIELPVAAIVVAVWQLRRVTAAGEHGWPSHYLVRTFLVLGLIGPLFYVIFPVVGPMFAFGADGHGLQLGNYWPGVLPPLDRNPAELAFDNYTPRNCMPSMHTAWALSVFLHTRRDLTGARAPAWLRWMGAFWLFGTLAATLGFGYHYGVDLVAGAVLCLTVESALREPERGWGWFRVRLVGGGTIVFAALLLSFRFLAVPMAEYPVLSGTVVLAALAGVAAAFHATWFAHRDTVVAPVRAGEAVDTA
- a CDS encoding dihydrofolate reductase family protein, with amino-acid sequence MSRVRVHNFSISLDGFATGAGITRDAPFGHAGERLHEWMFATRFGRTALGQPGGSTGADNAFAEQIENGFGAEIMGRGKFSYQTGPWTEVGTEQEWRGWWGPNPPFHTPVFVLTHHPRPSIEMAGGTVFHFLDATPQEALDRAREAAGDLDIRVGGGPTVVRDFLQAGLIDTLHVVQVPIVLGRGVRLWDGLEDIDARYDIEAVSTPSGVTHLTLTRA
- a CDS encoding winged helix-turn-helix transcriptional regulator; translated protein: MHSSPRSGCPINAAVEVLGDPWAMLVLRDIMFGNRRYFRELLTGSEEGIASNILSSRLKQLTAAGLLTRAATQRGQRAEYSLTEAGIQVLPIMVALGNWGLAHRPGTPHLRVRAELLRDAGPELTEAMMDELRELHLGIPRPNPQAPRASTQLEAAYEAATHTTA
- a CDS encoding Uma2 family endonuclease; protein product: MTAVRESLMTTEKFEELARVAEGVRLEFIDGQLGAKAAPDGDHGRIIQWLIRTFLLFRPELFLTPEQGLKVGQYRKGRARPDGVLAAAEAFVGQGEWADPAPVLMVVEVTSDDQDTERRDREEKPLAYAASGIPLYLLIDRQYGELTVYSQPTPTRYEKKLTVPFGATVELPDPVRVELDSAPLADWVR
- the mnhG gene encoding monovalent cation/H(+) antiporter subunit G codes for the protein MKLVLDLVSGLLILTGALLAFTAAIAIIRFPDTLTRMHAATKPQVIGLILILTGTAIALRHDGQAWMLALTGLFTMLTAPVIAHLLGRTAYREQRHRDGLLRINELGDELDDT
- a CDS encoding monovalent cation/H+ antiporter complex subunit F, with protein sequence MIVVFVIAGVLLVAAAGLTSFRILAGPSTLDRVVGIDSLTAIAASGLAVWAAYDKDTTDVPAIVAIAIVGFLGSAAVARFRVRDDR
- a CDS encoding Na+/H+ antiporter subunit E, translated to MNAERLLGVSRSVILRIALLVWLALVYTALWGDLSVANILAGLAVGALIIFALPLPRMPVAGQLNLRALAELIVVIVYYALESSFQIAWFAVRPAPPPVSGVLRVYLSTRSDLVMVLCTDLLNLIPGTMVLEIDRRRCAVYVHVLDVSSDAAVRRFYETTRRLDRLLVSAFERTVTR